One part of the Sciurus carolinensis chromosome 4, mSciCar1.2, whole genome shotgun sequence genome encodes these proteins:
- the Nab2 gene encoding NGFI-A-binding protein 2 isoform X1, with protein sequence MHRAPSPTAEQPPGGGDSARRTPQPRLKASARAMALPRTLGELQLYRVLQRANLLSYYETFIQQGGDDVQQLCEAGEEEFLEIMALVGMATKPLHVRRLQKALREWATNPGLFSQPVPAVPVSSIPLFKISETAGTRKGSMSNGHGSPGEKAGSTRSFSPKSPLELGEKLSPLPGGPGAGDPRIWPGRSTPESDIGAGGEEESGSPPFSPPAGGGVPEGTGAGGMAAGGAGSGPDRLEPEMVRMVVESVERIFRSFPRGDAGEVTSLLKLNKKLARSVGHIFEMDDNDSQKEEEIRKYSIIYGRFDSKRREGKQLSLHELTINEAAAQFCMRDNTLLLRRVELFSLSRQVARESTYLSSLKGSRLHSDELGGPPLKKLKQEVGEQSHPEIQQPPPGPESYASTYRPSLEEDSASLSGESLDGHLQAVGSCPRLTPPPADLPLALPAHGLWSRHILQQTLMDEGLRLARLVSHDRVGRLSPCVPAKPPLAEFEEGLLDRCPAPGPHPALVEGRRSSVKVEAEASRQ encoded by the exons ATGCACAGAGCGCCCTCCCCCACAGCCGAGCAGCCGCCGGGCGGAGGGGACAGCGCCCGCCGGACCCCGCAGCCCAGACTCAA ggccagTGCCCGAGCCATGGCACTGCCTCGGACGCTGGGGGAGCTGCAACTGTATCGGGTCCTGCAGCGCGCCAACCTCCTTTCCTACTATGAGACCTTCATCCAGCAAGGAGGGGACGATGTGCAGCAACTGTGTGAGGCTGGTGAGGAGGAGTTCCTGGAGATCATGGCACTTGTGGGCATGGCCACCAAGCCTCTCCATGTCCGACGCCTGCAGAAGGCACTGAGAGAGTGGGCTACCAATCCAGGGCTCTTCAGCCAACCAGTCCCTGCTGTTCCTGTCTCTAGCATTCCGCTTTTCAAGATCTCTGAGACTGCGGGTACCCGGAAAGGGAGCATGAGCAATGGGCACGGCAGCCCAGGGGAAAAGGCGGGTAGTACCCGTAGTTTTAGCCCCAAGAGCCCCCTGGAACTTGGAGAGAAACTGTCACCACTGCCTGGGGGACCTGGGGCAGGGGACCCCAGGATCTGGCCAGGCCGGAGCACTCCAGAGTCGGACATTGGggcaggaggagaagaggagtcTGGTTcacctcccttctccccacctgcAGGGGGAGGAGTCCCTgaggggactggggctggggggaTGGCAGCAGGTGGGGCTGGGAGTGGTCCAGACCGGCTGGAGCCAGAGATGGTACGGATGGTGGTGGAGAGCGTGGAGAGAATCTTCAGGAGCTTCCCAAGGGGTGATGCTGGGGAGGTCACATCACTGCTGAAGCTGAATAAGAAGCTGGCACGGAGTGTAGGGCACATATTTGAGATGGATGATAATGATAGCCAGAAGGAAGAGGAGATCCGCAAGTACAGCATCATCTATGGCCGCTTCGACTCCAAACGGCGGGAGGGCAAGCAGCTCAGTCTGCATGAG CTGACCATCAATGAGGCTGCTGCCCAATTCTGCATGAGGGACAATACACTCCTACTTCGGAGGGTGGAGCTCTTCTCTCTGTCTCGCCAAGTGGCCCGAGAGAGCACCTACCTGTCATCCTTGAAGGGCTCCAG GCTCCACTCTGACGAATTAGGAGGCCCCCCTCTGAAGAAGCTCAAACAGGAG GTTGGAGAACAGAGTCACCCTGAAATCCAGCAGCCTCCACCAGGCCCTGAGTCCTATGCATCCACGTATCGCCCCAGTCTGGAAGAGGACAGTGCTAGCCTGTCTGGGGAGAGTCTAGATGGACACTTGCAGG CTGTGGGGTCGTGCCCAAGGCTGACGCCGCCCCCTGCTGACCTGCCCCTGGCATTGCCAGCCCATGGGCTATGGAGCCGACACATCCTGCAGCAGACACTGATGGACGAGGGGCTGCGGCTCGCCCGCCTCGTCTCCCATGACCGCGTGGGCCGCCTCAGCCCCTGTGTGCCTGCGAAGCCACCTCTCGCAG AGTTTGAAGAGGGACTGCTGGACCGATGCCCAGCCCCAGGACCCCATCCCGCACTGGTGGAGGGGCGCAGGAGCAGTGTGAAagtggaggctgaggccagccgGCAGTGA
- the Nab2 gene encoding NGFI-A-binding protein 2 isoform X2, protein MHRAPSPTAEQPPGGGDSARRTPQPRLKASARAMALPRTLGELQLYRVLQRANLLSYYETFIQQGGDDVQQLCEAGEEEFLEIMALVGMATKPLHVRRLQKALREWATNPGLFSQPVPAVPVSSIPLFKISETAGTRKGSMSNGHGSPGEKAGSTRSFSPKSPLELGEKLSPLPGGPGAGDPRIWPGRSTPESDIGAGGEEESGSPPFSPPAGGGVPEGTGAGGMAAGGAGSGPDRLEPEMVRMVVESVERIFRSFPRGDAGEVTSLLKLNKKLARSVGHIFEMDDNDSQKEEEIRKYSIIYGRFDSKRREGKQLSLHELTINEAAAQFCMRDNTLLLRRVELFSLSRQVARESTYLSSLKGSRLHSDELGGPPLKKLKQEVGEQSHPEIQQPPPGPESYASTYRPSLEEDSASLSGESLDGHLQEFEEGLLDRCPAPGPHPALVEGRRSSVKVEAEASRQ, encoded by the exons ATGCACAGAGCGCCCTCCCCCACAGCCGAGCAGCCGCCGGGCGGAGGGGACAGCGCCCGCCGGACCCCGCAGCCCAGACTCAA ggccagTGCCCGAGCCATGGCACTGCCTCGGACGCTGGGGGAGCTGCAACTGTATCGGGTCCTGCAGCGCGCCAACCTCCTTTCCTACTATGAGACCTTCATCCAGCAAGGAGGGGACGATGTGCAGCAACTGTGTGAGGCTGGTGAGGAGGAGTTCCTGGAGATCATGGCACTTGTGGGCATGGCCACCAAGCCTCTCCATGTCCGACGCCTGCAGAAGGCACTGAGAGAGTGGGCTACCAATCCAGGGCTCTTCAGCCAACCAGTCCCTGCTGTTCCTGTCTCTAGCATTCCGCTTTTCAAGATCTCTGAGACTGCGGGTACCCGGAAAGGGAGCATGAGCAATGGGCACGGCAGCCCAGGGGAAAAGGCGGGTAGTACCCGTAGTTTTAGCCCCAAGAGCCCCCTGGAACTTGGAGAGAAACTGTCACCACTGCCTGGGGGACCTGGGGCAGGGGACCCCAGGATCTGGCCAGGCCGGAGCACTCCAGAGTCGGACATTGGggcaggaggagaagaggagtcTGGTTcacctcccttctccccacctgcAGGGGGAGGAGTCCCTgaggggactggggctggggggaTGGCAGCAGGTGGGGCTGGGAGTGGTCCAGACCGGCTGGAGCCAGAGATGGTACGGATGGTGGTGGAGAGCGTGGAGAGAATCTTCAGGAGCTTCCCAAGGGGTGATGCTGGGGAGGTCACATCACTGCTGAAGCTGAATAAGAAGCTGGCACGGAGTGTAGGGCACATATTTGAGATGGATGATAATGATAGCCAGAAGGAAGAGGAGATCCGCAAGTACAGCATCATCTATGGCCGCTTCGACTCCAAACGGCGGGAGGGCAAGCAGCTCAGTCTGCATGAG CTGACCATCAATGAGGCTGCTGCCCAATTCTGCATGAGGGACAATACACTCCTACTTCGGAGGGTGGAGCTCTTCTCTCTGTCTCGCCAAGTGGCCCGAGAGAGCACCTACCTGTCATCCTTGAAGGGCTCCAG GCTCCACTCTGACGAATTAGGAGGCCCCCCTCTGAAGAAGCTCAAACAGGAG GTTGGAGAACAGAGTCACCCTGAAATCCAGCAGCCTCCACCAGGCCCTGAGTCCTATGCATCCACGTATCGCCCCAGTCTGGAAGAGGACAGTGCTAGCCTGTCTGGGGAGAGTCTAGATGGACACTTGCAGG AGTTTGAAGAGGGACTGCTGGACCGATGCCCAGCCCCAGGACCCCATCCCGCACTGGTGGAGGGGCGCAGGAGCAGTGTGAAagtggaggctgaggccagccgGCAGTGA